Genomic segment of Microbacterium sp. BH-3-3-3:
TGGGAGACCCTGACCCCGGTTCTGCTGCAGTCGATCGGCGAGACGGTCTACATGGTCGCCGTGTCGCTGCTCATCGCGGGCATCGCGGGGCTGGTCATCGGCGCACTGCTGTACGCCACGCGTCCGGGCAACCTGTTCGCCAACCGCGTGGTCTTCGCGATCGCGAACCTCGTGATCAACCTGATCCGCCCCATTCCGTTCATCATCTTCCTCACCGCCGTGGCCCCGGTCACGCGTGCGGTGACGGGAACGACCCTGGGGACGGATGCCGCGATCGTGCCCATCACGATCATGGCGACGGTCGTGATCGCCCGCGTGGTGGAGCAGAACCTCGTCGCCGTCGACCCCGGCACCGTGGAGGCGGCCCGCGCGGTCGGCGCCCGGCGGATCGGGGTGCTGTTCGGCGTCGTGATCCCCGAGGCGCTCGCACCGCTGATCCTCGGGTACACGTTCATGTTCATCGCGGTCGTCGACATGTCGGCGATGGCGGGCTACATCGGCGGCGGCGGGCTCGGAAACTTCGCCATCATCTACGGCTACCAGCAGTTCAACGCGCAAGCGACGTGGGTGACGGTCGCGATCATCGTCGTGATCGTGCAGGCGGGGCAGCTGATCGGCAACGCGCTCGCGCAGAGGATCCTGCGGCGCTGACTCCTCCTCGGGCGCCGGCGGCCGTCGCAACCTCGGGCGCCGGCGGCCGTCGCAACGCGCAGCCGCGCACCGAGCTCCTCGAGTGTCCAAGACACGCCGGTGGTGGGCCCCTGCACACGGCGTGTCTTGGACACTCGACGGAGGGCGACGACCCCGGGGCCGCCGGGTCATGACGGCGATCCCGCCTACCCTCGGAGGATGAGCCTCCCCCGCACCCTCGCCCGCTGGCTGCTCGGTGCCGCGCTCGTGTTCACCGGCACCGCGCACCTCTCGTTCGCGCGCGACGAGTTCGTCGCTCAGGTTCCGTCGTGGCTTCCGCTCCCGATCGACGTCACGGTGGTGGCATCCGGGGTCGTCGAGATCGCGCTCGGACTCGCTCTCCTCGTCCTCCGCCGCCGCCGCGTGGCAGTCGGCTGGATCGTCGCGGCCTTCTTCGTCGCGATCTTCCCCGGCAACATCGAGCAGTTCGTCCGGGGCACCGACGCGTTCGGCCTCGACACCGACCTGGCCCGCGGCATCCGTCTGCTCTTCCAGCCTCTGCTGGTGATCTGGGCCCTGTGGTCGACCGGAGCGTGGAAGGCCTGGCGAACGCGGCGACGAGCCCGCGGGCGCTGAGTGGCGGTCGGGCGCGCTGGCCTCCGCGTTGCTCGACGCGCCGCGTGGTCGCGGCATCCCCCACCCCGTTGAGCGTCCAACACACGCCGCTTCGGCCTTGTGAGTGCGGCGTGTTCTGGACAGTCAACGTGAGGGCGGCGCGGCGCGGTGACGCGGCGGTGCGGAGACGTTGAGCGTCCAAGACACGCCGCTTCGGCCTTGTGCGTGCGGCGTGTTCTGGACACTCAAAGGGTTCGGGCGCGGCGCGGTGACGCGAGGGCGCGGAGGCGTTGAGTGTCCGAGACACGCCGTGCCGGACCGGCGACCGCGGCGTGTCCTGGACACTCAACCCCGAGGGGCGCGGCGTCAGCCGCGCGCGCCCTCGGCCTTCAGCACCTCGGCCAGCACGTCGAGGCCGCGGTGGGCGTCGGCATCGCCGATGACGGCGGGGGGAACGACGTGCACGCGGTTCTCGGCGAAGAAGCCGAGCACGCCCTTCTCGAGCATCGCGGCCTTGATCGCGCCGATGCGCGCGGCGGCGAGCGGCTCGCGGGTGACCCGGTCGGCGACGAGCTCGACGGCCCAGAACACTCCGAGACCACGGACCTCGCCGACCAGCGGTGACTCCTCGGCCAGAGTGCGCAGGCGCGGGCCGATGAGCTCGTCGCCGATGCGTCGCGCGTTCTCGATCACGCCCTCGTCGGCCATGGCCTGCTGGGCCGCGACGATGGACGCTGCCGCCAGCGGGTGTCCGGAGTACGTGAGCCCGCCGGGGAAGACGCGGTCCTCGAAGGTCTGGGCCACGGCATCCGAGATGACGACACCGCCCACCGGCACGTAGCCGGAGTTCACGCCCTTGGCGAAGGTGATCAGGTCGGGTCGCACGTCGAAGGCGTCGAAGGCGAACCACTCGCCCGCGCGCGCGAAGCCGGCCATGACCTCGTCGAGGATGAGCAGGATGCCGTAGCGATCGGCGATCTCGCGGACCCCGGCGAGGTATCCGGGCGGGGGAACCAGGATGCCAGCGGTGCCGGGGATCGTCTCGAACAGGAACGCCGCGATGGTGTCGGGCCCCTCGGCCTGGACCGTGCGCTCGAGGTGGCGCAGTGCCCGCTCGCACTCCTGCTCGGGCGTCTCGGCCCAGAACTCGGAGCGGTAGAGGTAGGGACCGAAGACGTGCACGTGACCGCGCGAGTACTCGTTCGGCATCCGTCGCCAGTCGCCGGTGGCGACGATGGCCGCCCCGGTGTTGCCGTGGTACGAGCGGTAGTGCGACACGATCTTGTCGCGGCCGGTGGTCAGCCGCGCCATGCGGATGGCGTTCTCGTTGGCATCGGCACCGCCGTTGGTGAAGAACACCTTCGAGAAACCCTCGGGGGCGCGCTCGAGCACGAGCTCGGCGGCGTGCGCGCGCATCTCGTTCGCGTGCGCGGGGGCGACGGTGGTCAGCTGCGCCGCCTGCTCCTGGATCGCCGCGACGACGCGGGGGTGCTGATGGCCAATGTTGACGTTGACCAGCATGCTCGAGAAGTCGAGGTAGCGGCGGCCGTCGGCATCCCACACCTCGACGCCCGAGCCTCCGGCGAGGGGGAGCGGAGCGAGGGTGCGCTGAGCGGACCACGAATGGAAGACGCTCGAGCGGTCGCGCTCGCTGATCTCGGCGTTTCGGGTCGTCGTGAGGGTAGTGGCCATGCCCCCAGTGTGCGACGCCGGGGGCACGCGTCGGCAGCGCCGTTTTGTCGGTAATGTCGGGGAACGATCGACAGTTTGGCCCCCCATGCCCGCCACCCTTCGCGTCCTCCTCGACGACGGCTCGTTCCCCGTGCGCTCCCTGACGGGGCTCGACGACGACGCGCTCGATCTGCCCCTGTCGTGGGTGCACAGCTCCGACCTGCTCGACCCCACCCCGTGGCTCGAGTCGGGGAACCTGCTGCTGACCAACGGCGCCCAGTTCTCGGACGATCCGGATGCCGAGACGGTGGCCGCGTACTGTCGCCGCCTGCGTGCGCACGGAGTGGTGGGGGTCGGCTTCGCGACCGACATCATCCACGCGCGCGTTCCCGCTGCCGTCGTGCGTGCGGGGGAGGCGGCGGGGCTTCCGATCGTGGAGATCGCCGGGCGGGCGCCCTTCATCGGCATCATCCGCTTCGTCGCCGACATTCTCGCCGCTGAGCGCGCTGCCCGCTTCTCATGGCTGCTCGACGCGCAGCGGGCCGTGGCACGGGCGGCGGTACGCGACGACGGTCTGCGCGAGATCCTGCACACGCTGTCGCGCCTGCTCGGTGCGTGGGTCGACCTGTACGACGCGGTCGGCGGGCGTCTGGCGCTGCCCGGGCTGCGATCGGCCCCCGACGACGTCGAGGGCGAGGTCGGGCGCGAAGTGCGGCGACTGCTCGAACGGCGCACGGCGGCGAGCCTCGTCATCCCGTCGGCGAACGGCGCGCTGCTGCAGACGATCGGGCAGAGCTCCCGCCTGCGCGGGGTGCTCGCCGTCGGCGGTCCGGAGCCGCTCGATCCGGCCGGTCGAGACCTGGTGGCCACGGTCGTCGCCCTGGCGAGCATCGCGCTCGAGCAGCAGAGGAACCTGCAGACGTCGATGAGGGGGGTGCGCGCGGGTGTGGTCGACATGCTCGTCGCGGGGCAGGAAGACACGGCGCGCCGCGTCGCCGCGTCGTCGCTCGGGGGTCTTCCCGCGGCTCCCCACCTGGTCGGGGTGGTCCGCGACGCGGCCGCGGTCCCCGGGCTGCTCGACGAGCTCGATCTGGTCTCGAGCGACCCGCAGCGCCTGTTCTCGGCCGAGCGGGGCGACGACGTGATCGTGCTGCTCGCCGAGGGGGCGGGCGACGCGCTCGCTGCGCTGGCCGAGCGGCGCGGCCTCGCGGTCGGCACCGCGCGGCACGGCGCGGGCGAGGCGCTCGCGTCGACCCTGCGACACGCGGAACAGGCCGCGCGCGACGCCGCCCCCGGGCACCTGCGGGCGTACGCGGAGCTCGCCGGTCGGGGTCTGGTCGAGGCGCTCCGCGAGCGAGGGGGCTCCGTGCTCGCGCGCACCGTGCTGCAGCCGCTGGAGGCGCTGCCGGTCGAAGAGCGCGAGCGGCTGCGGGCGTCGGCGCGGGCGTGGCTGGAGGCCAATGGCGCCTGGGATCCCGCGGCGCGGGGGCTCGGCATCCACCGTCATACGCTGCGCGCGCGCATGGCCCACCTCGAGCAGCTCCTCCAGCTCGACCTGTCGTCGTTCGCGGCACGGGCCGAGCTGTGGGCCGCCCTGGAGTTCGCCGACCCCGAGTAGGACCCGCGTGAGGTGCCCGATCTTGTCGCCCCCACCGAGGGGGAAGCGACAAATATCGGCACCTCACGCGAGAGGGCCGCGGCGTCAGGTGTTCTGCGGGAAGCCCAGGTCGATGCCGCCGTGGGTGGCGGGGTCGAGCCAGCGGCTCGTGACGGCCTTCTCGCGCGTGAAGAAGTCGAAGCCGTGCACGCCGTAGGCCTTCGCGTCGCCGAAGAGCGACTTCTTCCAGCCGCCGAACGAGTGGTACGCCACGGGCACGGGGATGGGCACGTTGATGCCGATCATGCCCACCTGCACCTCGCTCTGGAAGCGGCGGGCCGCTCCCCCGTCGTTGGTGAAGATGGCCGTGCCGTTGCCGAACTCGCCGCTGTTGATGAGCGCGAGCCCCTCGTCGTAGGTCTGCACGCGCACGACCGACAGCACGGGGCCGAAGATCTCCTCGGTGTAGGCGCGTGAGCTGGTGGGCACCGCGTCGAGCAGCGTCGGACCGAAGAAGAAGCCGTCCTCGTGGCCGTCGACCACGTAGCCGCGGCCGTCGACGACGACCCTCGCCCCGTCTGCTTCGGCGATGTCGACGTACGACGACACCTTGTCGCGGTGGGCCTCGCTGATCAGGGGTCCCATGTCGGGCTCGTCGGCGGCGGCGCCGTTTCCGATGCGCAGCTTCGCGATGCGCTCGGTGACCTTGGCGATCAGCGCGTCGGCGACGGGTTCGACGGCCAGCACGACCGAGATGGCCATGCAGCGTTCTCCGGCCGCCCCGAACCCGGCGTTCACGGCCTGGTCGGCGACGAGGTCGAGGTCGGCATCGGGAAGCACGAGCATGTGGTTCTTCGCGCCGCCCAGGGCCTGCACGCGCTTGCCGTTCCTCGAGGCGGTCTCGTAGATGTACTGCGCGATGGGGGTCGACCCCACGAACGAGATGGACTGCACCTCGGGGGCGTTCAGCAGTCCGTCGACGGCGACCTTGTCGCCCTGCAGCACGGTGAAGGCGCCCTCGGGCAGGCCTGCCTCTTTCCACAGCTGTGCGAGCCAGAGGGATGCCGAGGGATCCTTCTCGCTGGGCTTGACGATCACGGCGTTCCCGGCGGCGAGGGCGATCGGGAAGAACCACATCGGCACCATCGCCGGGAAGTTGAAGGGGCTGATGACGCCCACCACCCCGAGCGGCTGCTTCAGCGAGTACACGTCGATGCCGTTCGAGGCGTTCTCGGAGTACGCCCCCTTGAGCAGGTGGGGGAAGCCGGTGGCCAGTTCCACGACCTCCTGGCCGCGGAGGATCTCGCCCATGGCATCGGAGTGCACCTTGCCGTGCTCGGCGGTGATGATCTCGGCCAGCTCGCCCTTGCGGGCGTTGAGCAGCTCGCGGAAGGCGAACAGCACGCTCTGGCGCTTGGCGATCGAGAACGCGCTCCACGCGACGAACCCGCGTCCGGCCGAGGCGACGGCGGCGGCGACGTCGGCCTCGTCGGCGAGGGCGACGTGGGCCCGCACGGCACCGGTCGCCGGGTTGTAGACGGGGGCGGTGCGTCCGCCGGCGGACGTGGCGGCGGCGCCGTCGATCCAGTGCGTGATGACGGGGAGGTCGGTGTCGGTCATGCCCCCAGTAAAGGCCGCGCGCGCGTCTCGCGCCGCTGACAAAGCGGCGAGCTCGTCGCCGACTGCGGGACAGATCGGCACGGGATGTCTGAGGGTCCCTCCCTGGGAGAGTCGTATGCGACGCGTACTGAGTTTGAGAACGATTATCACGAGCGATACGGTGTCGGTATGACCCGTCGCATCCTCGCCCCCGTCGCCCTCGGGGCCGTCTCCGTTCTCGCGCTCGCCGGTTGCGCCGGCGGTTCCCCCGCGGCCTCCTCCGCCGATTCAGCCGGAAAGGTCAGCGTCGTGGCATCCACCGACGTGTACGGCTCGATCGCCGAGGCGATCGGCGGCGACTTCGTCGACGTGACCTCGATCATCACCTCGCCCACGCAGGACCCGCACGAGTACGAGGCGAGCGCGCAAGACCAGCTGACGCTGAAGAACGCCGGTCTCGTCATCGAGAACGGTGCGGGCTACGACGCCTTCATGGAGGGCCTCGTGCAGGCCAGCGGCTCGACCGCCCCGGTCCTCACGGCCGTCGAGTACAACCACGACTACCCGGGGGCGGCGTCGCACGACGAGGCCCACGCCGACGAGGCGAGCCCGGCTCCGAGCGAGAGCGCCGACGACCACGACCACGCCGACGACGACGGACACGACCACATCGAGGGCTTCAACGAGCACGTCTGGTACGACCCGCACACGGTCGAAGACCTCACCGCGGCGATCGCCACCGAGCTCGGCCAGCTGGCGCCCGACCACGCCGCCGCCTTCACCGCCAACGCGGAAGCGTTCACGAAGGAGATCGCCGGTCTCGAGGACTCCCTCGGCCAGATCGAGGCGACGGATGCCGGAGCGAAGATCTTCGTGACCGAGCCGGTCCCGCTGTACCTGACGACGGCCGCGGGCCTGACCAACGCCACCCCGAACGAGTTCAGCGAGTCGGTCGAAGAGGGCCAGGACGTGCCGCCCGCGACCCTGCTGGAGTCGCTGCAGCTGCTGGATTCGGGGCAGATCTCGGTCATGATCGTGAACCCGCAGACCGGCGGCGCCGAGGTCACGCAGGTCGAGGACGAGGCCAAGGCCAAGAACATCCCGGTGGTCGAGTTCACCGAAACGCTCCCCGAGGGACAGACTTACCTCTCGTGGATGCAGAGCAACATCACGGCCCTGTCCGACGCGCTGGCGGCGTGAGCGCCGCCGCACCGCTGCGCATCCGCGGCGCCGCCCTCGAGCGGGGCGGCCGCGAGCTGTGGTCCGGACTCGACCTCGAGGTCGAGCCCGGCGAGCTCGTCGCGGTGCTCGGACCCAGCGGTTCGGGCAAGACCACGCTGCTGCGCGCCATCCTCGGCCTCGAGCGCCTGAGCGCCGGGACCGTCGAGGCGCTCGGAACGCCGGTGCGTCGCGCCGGCAACCGCCGCATCGGGTACATCCCCCAGCAGCGCCCTCTGCCGCGGGAGACGCCGCTGCGCGGTCGCGACATCATCGGCCTGGGCGTCGACGGCCACCGCCTGGGCCTGCCGCTGTCGCGAAAGAAGGACCGCGCGCGCATCGACGGGCTGCTCGAGGCCGTCGGGGCCTCCGAGTTCGGCGATCGTCCGGTGGGACTGCTCTCGGGGGGTGAGCAGCAGCGGCTGCGCGTGGGCCAGGCCCTCGCCGACGATCCCGCACTGCTGCTGTGCGACGAGCCGCTGACCAGCCTCGACCTCGCGAACCAGCAGGCGGTCGTGCGTCTCATCGACCGGCATCGCCGCGAGCGCGACGCCGCCGTGCTGCTGGTCACCCACGACATCAACCCCGTGCTCTCGCGCGTCGACCGCATCCTCTACATCGCCCACGGACGCTTCACCCTGGGCACCCCCGACGAGGTGCTCACGACCGAGACCCTCACCGCCCTCTACGGGGCTCCGGTGTACGTGGTGCGCGCCGGTGATCAGCTCATCGTCGTCGGAGCCCCGGATGCCGACGAGGCCCACCACCACCACGACGAGGACGACGCATGAACTGGTCCGACGTCGGCAACGCCCTCTTCGGCGGGGTGAGCCAGTACGGCGCCATCCTCGAGCTGGTGCAGAACTCCGTCTACGCCGGGGCCGTCCTCGGCCTCGTGGGCGGGCTCATCGGCGTGTTCGTGATGCAGCGCGACATGGCCTTCGCCGTGCACGGCATCAGCGAACTGTCGTTCGCGGGCGCCGCGGTGGCGCTGCTCATCGGCGTCGACGTGGTGACCGGCTCGATCGTCGGCTCGCTCATCGCGGCGGCGCTGATCGGCCTGCTCGGCGCCCGGGCCCGCGACCGCAACTCGATCATCGGCGTGCTCATGCCGTTCGGTCTGGGTGTCGGCATCCTTTGCCTGTCGCTGTACAACGGCCGCAGTTCCACGCGGTTCAGCCTGCTCACCGGCCAGATCGTGTCGGTGCAGAGCGCGCAGCTCGGCTGGCTGGTGGTCATCGGGCTGTTCGTGCTGCTCGCGCTGCTGTTCATCTGGCGCCCCCTGCGCTTCGATTCGCTCGACCCGCAGTCCGCCGCCGCGCGGGGCGTGCCCACCACGGCGGTGTCGCTGGCGTTCATGCTGCTGCTGGGCCTGATCGTCGCGGTCGCGGTGCACATCATCGGTGCGCTGCTCGTGATGGCACTGCTGGTCACGCCGGCGGCGGCGGCGATGCGGGTGGCGTCGGGTCCGCTGTCGGTGCCCGTGCTGGCCGCGCTGTTCGGCTTCGTCTCGGCGGTGGGCGGCGTGCTGCTCGCGGTCGCGGGCACGCTGCCCGTCAGCCCGTACATCACGACGATCTCGTTCCTGATCTACCTGGTCTGCCGCGTCATCGGCGCGCGGCGCGATCGCACCACCCGCGCCCTGTAACGCGCCCAGCCGATTCACCGATCCCCTCGATAGACTCGCCGCCATGGTCCAGCGCAATACGTGGCAGCGCGAACGCGTGCGCGAAGCCCTGTCCGGGGCGGGCGGCTTCGTCAGCGCGCAGGCGCTGCACGCCACGCTGCGCGACGAGAACACCGGCATCGGCCTGGCCACGGTGTACCGCACGCTCGCGGGCCTAGCCGCCAAGGGTGACGCCGACTCCCTGCAGAGCCCCGAGGGCGAGAACCTCTTCCGCGCCTGCGAGACCCGCGGTCACCATCACCACCTGATCTGCCGCTCGTGCGGCGTCACGGTCGAGATCGCCGCCACCGACGTCGAGGAGTGGGCGCAGCGCACCGCCGCGCAGCACGGCTTCACCGAGGCCGAGCACGTGGTCGACATCTTCGGCATCTGCACCGCCTGCGCCCAGGCGCGGGCTCGCGAGCGTGGCGACGACTAGTCGCACCGCCGCGTCCACGCCCGCGCGCACCGGCGCGTCGCGGACGCTGGTCGCGCTCGGACTGGGTGTCGTCGTGGTCTCGGCGCTGTTCCTCGTCGACGCGTTCGCGCCCACGTTCTTCTCGCAGCCGCTCCCCACCCGCGCGCAGGACGGGCTGACCCTCGCCCTCAGCGTGCTCATCGAGTCGCTGCCGTTCGTGATCCTCGGCGTCGTGCTGTCGATCATCGTGCAGGTGTGGGTGCCGCCGGGGGCGATAGAGCGATGGATGCCGCGCGCGCCGTGGGCGCGCCGAGCCGTGCTGTCGCTGTTGGGCATGTTCATCCCGGTCTGCGAGTGCGGCAACGTGCCGTTCGCCCGCGGGCTCCTCATGCGCGGCTTCGGGGTCTCCGACACCCTGACCTTCCTCGTCGCCGCGCCCATCGTGAACCCCATCGTCATCATCAGCACGCACGCGGCCTTCGGCTTCAGCGACGGCATCCTGGTGGCGCGCCTGATCGGCGGGTTCCTGGTCGCCAATCTGCTCGGCTGGCTGTACAGCCGGCATCCCAATCCCGACAAGCTGCTCACCGAGCGGTTCCTCGAAACCTGCGAGATCGTCGTGCAGGAGCGCGGCGGCCGCGGGCGCCGGACGCTCGCCCAGCTCGTCGTCGAGCTGCGGTCGGTCATGCCGGCGCTGATCATCGGGTCTCTGATCGCGGGCGCGGTGCAGGTGCTCATTCCGCGCAGCGCGCTGCTGGCGATCGGGTCCGACCCGGCCCTGTCGATCGCCGCGATGATGCTGCTGGCCATCGTGGTCTCGCTCTGCTCGAACGTCGACGCGTTCTTCGCCCTGTCGTTCGCCTCGACGTTCACGCCCGGATCGCTCGTGGCCTTCCTCGTGGTCGGCCCGATCATCGATCTCAAGATGATGGCGCTGCTGCGCACCACGTTCAGCACCCGCGTGCTGGTGGGGATGACCGTCGTGGTCGTGCTGTTCGCCTTCGCCCTCGGAACGGTGGTGAACCTCCTTGTCTAGAACGAGTGCCCTCGCCACGCGCTGGCTCGGGGTGGGCCTGACGGCCTGCCTGTCGATCACCACGATCACCCTCTGGGTCACGGGCCGCATGTCGCTGTACATCAACCCCGATTCGGCGTGGTTCGCGGTCGGGATGTCGGTCGTCGCGCTGATCGGGGCGGTCGCCTCGTTCGCCCTGCCCCTCGGCGCGGAAGCCGACCACGGGCACGATCACGAGCACGGGCACGCACCCGCGGCGGCCTCGGCTCGCCGCGAGGCCTTCGCGCACGCCGACCACGAGCACTCCGATCCGACCGACGCCCACGACCGGGCCGCGCACGACCATCTCGCCGCGCGTCCGCGGCTCACCCCCGGGGGCGTCGCGGCCTTCGCCGGGGG
This window contains:
- a CDS encoding aspartate aminotransferase family protein, which encodes MATTLTTTRNAEISERDRSSVFHSWSAQRTLAPLPLAGGSGVEVWDADGRRYLDFSSMLVNVNIGHQHPRVVAAIQEQAAQLTTVAPAHANEMRAHAAELVLERAPEGFSKVFFTNGGADANENAIRMARLTTGRDKIVSHYRSYHGNTGAAIVATGDWRRMPNEYSRGHVHVFGPYLYRSEFWAETPEQECERALRHLERTVQAEGPDTIAAFLFETIPGTAGILVPPPGYLAGVREIADRYGILLILDEVMAGFARAGEWFAFDAFDVRPDLITFAKGVNSGYVPVGGVVISDAVAQTFEDRVFPGGLTYSGHPLAAASIVAAQQAMADEGVIENARRIGDELIGPRLRTLAEESPLVGEVRGLGVFWAVELVADRVTREPLAAARIGAIKAAMLEKGVLGFFAENRVHVVPPAVIGDADAHRGLDVLAEVLKAEGARG
- a CDS encoding Fur family transcriptional regulator, with protein sequence MVQRNTWQRERVREALSGAGGFVSAQALHATLRDENTGIGLATVYRTLAGLAAKGDADSLQSPEGENLFRACETRGHHHHLICRSCGVTVEIAATDVEEWAQRTAAQHGFTEAEHVVDIFGICTACAQARARERGDD
- a CDS encoding metal ABC transporter permease produces the protein MNWSDVGNALFGGVSQYGAILELVQNSVYAGAVLGLVGGLIGVFVMQRDMAFAVHGISELSFAGAAVALLIGVDVVTGSIVGSLIAAALIGLLGARARDRNSIIGVLMPFGLGVGILCLSLYNGRSSTRFSLLTGQIVSVQSAQLGWLVVIGLFVLLALLFIWRPLRFDSLDPQSAAARGVPTTAVSLAFMLLLGLIVAVAVHIIGALLVMALLVTPAAAAMRVASGPLSVPVLAALFGFVSAVGGVLLAVAGTLPVSPYITTISFLIYLVCRVIGARRDRTTRAL
- a CDS encoding permease, encoding MATTSRTAASTPARTGASRTLVALGLGVVVVSALFLVDAFAPTFFSQPLPTRAQDGLTLALSVLIESLPFVILGVVLSIIVQVWVPPGAIERWMPRAPWARRAVLSLLGMFIPVCECGNVPFARGLLMRGFGVSDTLTFLVAAPIVNPIVIISTHAAFGFSDGILVARLIGGFLVANLLGWLYSRHPNPDKLLTERFLETCEIVVQERGGRGRRTLAQLVVELRSVMPALIIGSLIAGAVQVLIPRSALLAIGSDPALSIAAMMLLAIVVSLCSNVDAFFALSFASTFTPGSLVAFLVVGPIIDLKMMALLRTTFSTRVLVGMTVVVVLFAFALGTVVNLLV
- a CDS encoding metal ABC transporter ATP-binding protein; the protein is MSAAAPLRIRGAALERGGRELWSGLDLEVEPGELVAVLGPSGSGKTTLLRAILGLERLSAGTVEALGTPVRRAGNRRIGYIPQQRPLPRETPLRGRDIIGLGVDGHRLGLPLSRKKDRARIDGLLEAVGASEFGDRPVGLLSGGEQQRLRVGQALADDPALLLCDEPLTSLDLANQQAVVRLIDRHRRERDAAVLLVTHDINPVLSRVDRILYIAHGRFTLGTPDEVLTTETLTALYGAPVYVVRAGDQLIVVGAPDADEAHHHHDEDDA
- a CDS encoding metal ABC transporter solute-binding protein, Zn/Mn family, whose protein sequence is MTRRILAPVALGAVSVLALAGCAGGSPAASSADSAGKVSVVASTDVYGSIAEAIGGDFVDVTSIITSPTQDPHEYEASAQDQLTLKNAGLVIENGAGYDAFMEGLVQASGSTAPVLTAVEYNHDYPGAASHDEAHADEASPAPSESADDHDHADDDGHDHIEGFNEHVWYDPHTVEDLTAAIATELGQLAPDHAAAFTANAEAFTKEIAGLEDSLGQIEATDAGAKIFVTEPVPLYLTTAAGLTNATPNEFSESVEEGQDVPPATLLESLQLLDSGQISVMIVNPQTGGAEVTQVEDEAKAKNIPVVEFTETLPEGQTYLSWMQSNITALSDALAA
- a CDS encoding methionine ABC transporter permease; its protein translation is MVAVSLLIAGIAGLVIGALLYATRPGNLFANRVVFAIANLVINLIRPIPFIIFLTAVAPVTRAVTGTTLGTDAAIVPITIMATVVIARVVEQNLVAVDPGTVEAARAVGARRIGVLFGVVIPEALAPLILGYTFMFIAVVDMSAMAGYIGGGGLGNFAIIYGYQQFNAQATWVTVAIIVVIVQAGQLIGNALAQRILRR
- a CDS encoding CoA-acylating methylmalonate-semialdehyde dehydrogenase, with amino-acid sequence MTDTDLPVITHWIDGAAATSAGGRTAPVYNPATGAVRAHVALADEADVAAAVASAGRGFVAWSAFSIAKRQSVLFAFRELLNARKGELAEIITAEHGKVHSDAMGEILRGQEVVELATGFPHLLKGAYSENASNGIDVYSLKQPLGVVGVISPFNFPAMVPMWFFPIALAAGNAVIVKPSEKDPSASLWLAQLWKEAGLPEGAFTVLQGDKVAVDGLLNAPEVQSISFVGSTPIAQYIYETASRNGKRVQALGGAKNHMLVLPDADLDLVADQAVNAGFGAAGERCMAISVVLAVEPVADALIAKVTERIAKLRIGNGAAADEPDMGPLISEAHRDKVSSYVDIAEADGARVVVDGRGYVVDGHEDGFFFGPTLLDAVPTSSRAYTEEIFGPVLSVVRVQTYDEGLALINSGEFGNGTAIFTNDGGAARRFQSEVQVGMIGINVPIPVPVAYHSFGGWKKSLFGDAKAYGVHGFDFFTREKAVTSRWLDPATHGGIDLGFPQNT
- a CDS encoding PucR family transcriptional regulator — translated: MPATLRVLLDDGSFPVRSLTGLDDDALDLPLSWVHSSDLLDPTPWLESGNLLLTNGAQFSDDPDAETVAAYCRRLRAHGVVGVGFATDIIHARVPAAVVRAGEAAGLPIVEIAGRAPFIGIIRFVADILAAERAARFSWLLDAQRAVARAAVRDDGLREILHTLSRLLGAWVDLYDAVGGRLALPGLRSAPDDVEGEVGREVRRLLERRTAASLVIPSANGALLQTIGQSSRLRGVLAVGGPEPLDPAGRDLVATVVALASIALEQQRNLQTSMRGVRAGVVDMLVAGQEDTARRVAASSLGGLPAAPHLVGVVRDAAAVPGLLDELDLVSSDPQRLFSAERGDDVIVLLAEGAGDALAALAERRGLAVGTARHGAGEALASTLRHAEQAARDAAPGHLRAYAELAGRGLVEALRERGGSVLARTVLQPLEALPVEERERLRASARAWLEANGAWDPAARGLGIHRHTLRARMAHLEQLLQLDLSSFAARAELWAALEFADPE